The sequence below is a genomic window from Thermonema lapsum.
ATCTGATACAACACTCGCAAGAGCTGGACGAAGAACAAAAAAACCACTTGTTGTTCCGCATAGGCTTATGTTACCTCAACACCTCCAATAAAGATTTGGCACTGCCCTATTTGAAAGAGTTGTACGAGCGTCGCCCAGACTATAAAGAGTCTTTGTCTTTTTATCTGGCACAAGCCTACCAATACAATCACAAATTCAAAGAAGCTCTTTTTTTGTATGAGCAGTACTTGAAAACGCAAGAAGCCCAAAAAAACGCCGAACGTCAACGGGTAGTACAGAAAAAAATACTCGAATGCAACTACGGCATACAATACATGCAAGACCCGATGCCTGTAAAAATAGAGAACATCGGTCCGGTTATCAATTCTCGCTTTCCAGACTATGTGCCCGTCATTTCTGCCGATGAGTCGGAACTTATATTCACCTCGCGCCGCGACAACACCACTGGCGGAGGCATAGACCCCACTGACGGGCATTATTACGAAGACATCTATGTATCCTACAAAAAAGACGGGCAGTGGACGACGCCCGAAAAGCTTCCGCCGCCTATCAATACCAATTCGCATGACGCCTGTATTGCGCTTTCTCCCGATGGCAACACGCTTTTTATCTATAAGTCTGGACAAAAAGGAACTGGCGACATCTACATGTCTCGAAAAAAAGCAGACGGCTCTTGGTCTGAACCAGTAGATTTAGGCAAAAATATCAATACCAAGTATAGAGAACCGTCTATAAGTATTACAGCCGACGGCAAAACTATCTATTTTTCGAGCGACCGCCCTGGCGGCTACGGTGGTTTGGATATCTACCGTAGCCACCTGCAAAGCGATGGCACTTGGGGACCGGCTATCAATCTTGGCTCCAAGATAAACACACCTTACGACGAAGATGCTCCCTTTATCCACGACGATTCCACACTGTACTTCAGTTCACAGGGGCATACTTCCATGGGCGGCTTTGATATCTTTATGAGTACCTATAAAAATGGTGCATGGACCACCCCCGTTAACTTGGGTTACCCTATCAATACCGCAGACGATGATATTTACTTTGTCCT
It includes:
- a CDS encoding OmpA family protein, coding for MKKLVCILIAFLFGVASLQAQSVKRLLKEADEDFAYGEYTAALPKYLNLIQHSQELDEEQKNHLLFRIGLCYLNTSNKDLALPYLKELYERRPDYKESLSFYLAQAYQYNHKFKEALFLYEQYLKTQEAQKNAERQRVVQKKILECNYGIQYMQDPMPVKIENIGPVINSRFPDYVPVISADESELIFTSRRDNTTGGGIDPTDGHYYEDIYVSYKKDGQWTTPEKLPPPINTNSHDACIALSPDGNTLFIYKSGQKGTGDIYMSRKKADGSWSEPVDLGKNINTKYREPSISITADGKTIYFSSDRPGGYGGLDIYRSHLQSDGTWGPAINLGSKINTPYDEDAPFIHDDSTLYFSSQGHTSMGGFDIFMSTYKNGAWTTPVNLGYPINTADDDIYFVLSADNKTGYYASAKEGGYGEKDIYTIKMPSLERIKKQNQNLKANIQVNLQKVELSSQKGLPPVVVLKGTVIDGLSGQKLQAKVELFNLNEDRLEDEFQTNNPLGVFESVMRAGQRYLITAEKEGYLFHSEYFEIPESQQYQVIERTIPLQPLRKGAKINLMVFFDFDKADLRPESIQELKRLVELLRHHPSLKLEIAGHTDAIGTEEKNLDLSNRRAQAVVDYIVENGIAPHRLKAVGYGESRPIASNDTEEGRQLNRRTECIVIDF